The proteins below come from a single Mya arenaria isolate MELC-2E11 chromosome 8, ASM2691426v1 genomic window:
- the LOC128243395 gene encoding uncharacterized protein LOC128243395, with protein sequence MNETCFAMHKQNHDVGTSTCSMYYKCKDCGQAINVRKHKKAHVCNEKYCKTCKEFVEEDHQCFMQPTEESESERETVKKKTNDTKYIFFDFECTQDQQLQCENGYLSGVHGKCVNCNKATCGSYKHQPNLCVAQRVCRHCLKNDLSSESECEYCGRNELIFKGEQTTQQFCKWLFSEENVGATVICHNFKGYDSYPILQYLHENAILPEVITNGTKFMSIKVPVCKMRFIDSINFIPMALADMPKAFGIAELSKGYFPHLYNRQENQTQTLTSLPDSKYYYPDGMKIDKRLEFIAWYDIHKNDAFDFQYELLKYCRSDVDILRKCCLKFRELFQDITHKNDIPGIDPFEKCLTIASACNLVFRRNFLEHESIGIIPSHGYRPEEKQSVMAYQWMAYLAHEKQINIQHGRNNGEKHIGPYKVDGYYERDGEKVVLEFHGCFWHGCSKCFSSKTVNPVNDMSMGDLNARTIEKKEFIESEGYSYNAKWECDFKNDMEVNLDMKQYIQKLEFVGPLEPRDAFFGGRTEGFKLYEEASSEQEINYYDVTSLYPYVNKTRKIPLGHPEIVTENFQDITHYEGLIKCKILPPRGLYLPVLPVKSNGKLLFSLCRSCADQYQQSPCQHTDSERAFLGTWVTDEVKLAMSQGYKIVEIYEVWHFKDISQYDPDSKCGGIFTEYVNTFLKLKQEASGWPEWCQAEEDEQRYIKQYFEREGIWLDYDKIQRNPGLRSLAKLMLNSFWGKFGQRSNLTRTTYTDDPSVFMDMMTSDQQEVKNVRFVNEEAVQLDWVHGNDFVDDSSRTNVVIAAYTTAQARLKLYSYLQRLGQRCLYCDTDSIIFISRPGQWRPSLGDHLGDMTDEVSGNKITNFVTGGPKNYAYKTESCDKNGYFSICKVKGITLNFKNTLKINYDMVVDMVRGSSASSSVQVQDMKICRDITQTNIITRQETKDYRIVFDKRVIHENYLTYPYGY encoded by the coding sequence atgaatgaaacatgTTTTGCAATGCACAAACAAAACCACGATGTTGGAACTTCTACCTGCAGTATGTATTACAAATGTAAGGACTGCGGACAAGCCATAAATGTGCGAAAACATAAAAAGGCTCATGTGtgcaatgaaaaatattgtaaaacatgtaaggAATTCGTAGAAGAGGATCACCAGTGTTTTATGCAGCCAACCGAGGAAAGTGAATCTGAGAGGGAAActgttaaaaagaaaacaaacgatacaaaatatatatttttcgaCTTCGAGTGCACACAAGATCAGCAGCTTCAATGCGAAAATGGATATCTATCTGGGGTGCATGGGAAGTGTGTAAACTGTAATAAAGCCACTTGTGGTTCCTATAAACATCAACCGAACCTATGTGTCGCGCAAAGAGTATGTCGTCATTGCCTGAAGAACGACTTGTCAAGCGAATCGGAGTGTGAATATTGCGGAAGAAATGAATTGATTTTCAAAGGCGAACAGACCACTCAGCAGTTTTGCAAATGGCTATTTTCTGAAGAAAATGTTGGGGCCACCGTTATTTGTCATAATTTCAAAGGCTATGACAGTTATCCAATTCTACAATATCTGCATGAAAATGCCATATTACCAGAGGTCATAACAAACGGAACGAAATTTATGTCAATAAAAGTTCCCGTGTGCAAGATGCGCTTCATTGACTCCATAAACTTTATACCAATGGCGTTGGCTGATATGCCCAAAGCGTTTGGTATTGCAGAATTATCAAAGGGCTATTTTCCACATCTATACAATCGACAGGAAAATCAAACCCAGACACTTACAAGTTTACCGGATAGTAAGTACTACTACCCAGATGGTATGAAAATAGACAAAAGATTGGAGTTCATAGCATGGTATGACATTCACAAAAACGATGCGTTTGATTTTCAGTATGAATTGTTAAAATACTGCCGATCAGATGTAGACATATTGAGAAAATGCTGCCTAAAGTTTCGCGAGTTGTTTCAGGACATTACACATAAGAATGATATTCCTGGCATAGATCCGTTTGAAAAATGTTTGACCATCGCCTCGGCATGTAATTTGGTATTCAGGCGAAATTTTCTAGAGCACGAAAGTATTGGTATTATTCCATCTCACGGGTACAGACCAGAGGAAAAACAATCGGTTATGGCATATCAATGGATGGCGTACCTAGCGCACGAAAAGCAGATTAACATCCAACATGGGAGAAACAACGGAGAGAAACACATTGGACCATACAAAGTAGATGGATATTACGAACGCGACGGCGAAAAAGTGGTATTAGAATTCCACGGCTGTTTTTGGCACGgttgttctaaatgtttttcatcaaaaacagtAAATCCTGTTAATGACATGAGTATGGGCGATTTGAATGCAAGAACCATTGAGAAAAAAGAGTTTATAGAATCTGAGGGCTATTCATACAACGCTAAATGGGAATGTGACTTCAAAAATGATATGGAGGTCAACCTGGACATGaaacaatacatacaaaaaCTTGAATTTGTTGGCCCGCTTGAACCACGAGATGCCTTCTTTGGGGGCCGCACAGAAGGGTTCAAATTGTATGAAGAAGCTTCAAGTGAACaagaaataaactattatgaCGTGACATCATTGTATCCGTATGTTAACAAAACTAGGAAAATACCCTTGGGACATCCCGAAATAGTCACAGAAAATTTCCAAGACATAACCCATTACGAAGGACTGATCAAGTGTAAAATCTTACCTCCTCGCGGACTCTACTTACCTGTTTTGCCCGTGAAATCGAATGGAAAACTGCTTTTCAGTTTATGCAGATCATGCGCAGACCAATATCAGCAGTCGCCGTGTCAGCATACTGATAGTGAAAGAGCTTTCCTGGGGACTTGGGTAACAGACGAGGTAAAACTGGCCATGTCGCAGGGTTACAAAATTGTGGAAATATACGAAGTTTggcattttaaagatatttcacaATATGACCCAGACTCCAAATGTGGCGGTATATTTACTGAATACGTTAATACCTTCCTGAAACTCAAACAGGAAGCAAGTGGGTGGCCGGAATGGTGCCAAGCAGAAGAAGACGAGCaaagatatataaaacaatattttgaaagggAAGGGATCTGGCTTGATTATGACAAAATACAACGAAACCCCGGGTTAAGGTCACTGGCAAAACTCATGTTGAATTCATTCTGGGGGAAattcggtcaaaggtcaaatttaaCCCGAACGACGTATACTGACGACCCTTCCGTCTTTATGGATATGATGACATCGGATCAACAAGAAGTGAAAAACGTCCGATTCGTCAATGAAGAGGCAGTACAATTAGATTGGGTTCACGGGAATGATTTTGTAGACGATTCCTCTCGGACAAACGTAGTGATAGCTGCATATACAACAGCACAGGCCCGTCTAAAACTTTACAGCTACCTACAGCGCCTGGGTCAACGCTGTCTTTATTGTGACACGGattcaataatttttatttcaagaccTGGACAGTGGAGGCCATCCCTTGGGGATCATCTCGGGGATATGACTGACGAGGTTTCGGGGAATAAAATTACGAATTTTGTCACCGGCGGTCCCAAAAATTATGCTTACAAAACAGAAAGCTGTGATAAAAACGGTTACTTTTCAATTTGCAAAGTGAAAGGGATCACGCTTAATTTCAAAAACACCCTCAAAATCAATTACGATATGGTAGTAGATATGGTTAGGGGATCATCGGCAAGTTCATCTGTTCAAGTTCAAGACATGAAAATATGCAGGGACATCACACAAACTAATATTATTACAAGACAAGAAACCAAAGACTATAGAATTGTGTTTGACAAAAGGGTTATCCATGAGAATTACCTCACCTACCCTTATGGTTACTAA